One Aegilops tauschii subsp. strangulata cultivar AL8/78 chromosome 7, Aet v6.0, whole genome shotgun sequence genomic window carries:
- the LOC109770884 gene encoding uncharacterized protein, which translates to MAPRAATVLLCAALLCLLSATHSLAQAPAPAGNAPPKSPSATPAPAAAAATPTASPAPPAADASAAPTTTPSAPAPKSSQATPAPTTAPATPAPVKAPAAPAPTNTPATPAPVKAPATPAPTTTPTPTTPAPVKAPAAPAPTNTPATPAPVKAPATPAPAAAQTTPAPVNAPATPAPAAAQTTPAPFKAPATTAPAAAPPTTPAAPAPVIKAPATPAPAAAPPTTPVATPAPVTAPAAAAPTPAPKPKAKAPAAAPPAKATAPAPAALPPTADVPAAAAPTLVPEVPAAAPAPLTKPTDAPAPAPSKKKRSSKKKTKAPAPAPAAAAPVKAKAVAPTTAQAAAAPGPSGDSTAADTASAPGRSTGMAAAVIVAALGAAAMLA; encoded by the exons ATGGCGCCACGGGCTGCCACCGTCCTCCTCTGCGCCGCGCTGCTCTGCCTCCTCTCGGCGACGCACTCCCTCGCGCAGGCGCCCGCCCCGGCCGGCAACGCCCCGCCCAAGTCGCCCAGCGCGACGCCGGCCCCCGCGGCGGCCGCGGCCACGCCCACCGCTTCCCCCGCCCCGCCCGCCGCCGACGCGTCCGCAGCGCCCACTACCACCCCATCTGCCCCCGCGCCCAAGTCTTCCCAGGCCACCCCCGCGCCCACCACCGCtcccgccacgccggcgccggTGAAGGCCCCGGCCGCCCCCGCGCCGACCAACACtcccgccacgccggcgccggTAAAGGCCCCGGCCACCCCCGCGCCGACCACCACTCCCACTCCCACAACGCCGGCACCGGTGAAGGCCCCGGCCGCCCCGGCGCCGACCAACACTCCTGCCACGCCGGCGCCAGTGAAGGCCCCGGCAACACCCGCCCCGGCGGCCGCGCAGACTACCCCGGCGCCAGTCAATGCCCCGGCCACTCCCGCCCCCGCGGCTGCGCAGACCACCCCGGCGCCGTTCAAGGCGCCGGCCACCACCGCTCCTGCGGCCGCGCCGCCCACCACCCCCGCCGCACCGGCACCGGTCATCAAGGCCCCGGCCACCCCTGCGCCTGCTGCCGCACCGCCCACCACTCCAGTTGCCACTCCCGCCCCCGTCACTGCCCCCGCCGCGGCTGCTCCCACTCCCGCACCGAAGCCCAAGGCCAAGGCGCCCGCGGCCGCACCACCAGCCAAAGCCACCGCCCCTGCCCCCGCAGCACTCCCTCCCACCGCAGACGTACCCGCGGCCGCCGCGCCAACGCTCGTCCCCGAGGTACCTGCCGCCGCGCCGGCCCCGTTGACCAAGCCCACCGACGCCCCCGCGCCGGCGCCGTCCAAGAAGAAGCGCTCCtccaagaagaagacgaaggcGCCCGCGCCCGCCCCAGCCGCCGCGGCCCCCGTCAAGGCCAAGGCCGTGGCGCCCACTACCGCCCAGGCCGCCGCGGCTCCCGGGCCCAGCGGcgactccaccgccgccgacacCGCG AGCGCACCGGGGAGGAGCACCGGGATGGCGGCGGCCGTGATCGTGGCGGCGCTCGGCGCGGCGGCGATGCTCGCCTAG